Proteins encoded together in one Juglans regia cultivar Chandler chromosome 9, Walnut 2.0, whole genome shotgun sequence window:
- the LOC108982558 gene encoding serine/threonine-protein kinase ATM, which translates to MENPKTPETLEAKDPGHQTLEEASESAGMSDLSKKCAGLESIPEISVEENGKVVDVKHNGVGVDNVGLLDQVVEVDEINGGIEDENVVAVVETVASIEESCINGVGIKKGCLVEGGMDRDDDAPKGSKDSKLDGGLVGLVSNGSNNEGAEKIVEEKEMKDDSRMGLDEVDLTRKIDVSRDGISLFVDICGPPSRLSQDNIDEEKCCGLMFTKEKPNEAGDVEEKGNDNLEYNFSVGDVVWVKTKSQTWWPGKIYDPSDVPEFSAKSEQRECLLVGYFQSSHVGWCSPSQLKSFHEHFDHMLGLNKSRTFAGAVEKAVHEFGKRVKMEMTCSCALKQGQQSSGDGQSKKSVCGPDRKSGELGEFMATQFEPAKFLLQLKTLAVVVSMPGMIEFSVAQNRLSAFYHSVGHSQLPMQVLQETSDIENGYDDMSMVESKFVVKTEDNDTCSADENLQTTLLTESQKESEKGKERYNSNGMASKSIKRKGEKVFESRERKKSRYLSFPYINWEQKGLPTETEDSKTPKVPEEVDTNVNSDSGQFTGSPAVAKCSSKSFWRKWYKKFIRGSNKLGKSDLINASSAELLSELQFRAVDCLYQSESESFNSIEWFFSRFRVSAYHDESAYDMDCKNMAAQNETIAAEPVFLAGNTEESKHPPPAAKSVLKKRKKKAFSQHLGAERSSSIPNLVGGNVSGVRDANGNQGKSSIEISQLATDAKPEEKMGKKKGKANSGRLKTKSLSGLSDVNINIATNSSFLTDCLGMGHPMPSGRLKQTEPKEGVSPKCVQNKQGTQIPDLNGNSAISILSVQDQLDTGRVAASPGKSEPKKRKKKVTAPGLQNLNGNIAEAGSLVIDLGVMSAHPLDSITQKSDREVKEEATSVCLNSKLTAGPQSLTGSGAKPGMLVKDPQDICFVSGEGKPGKRGRKRKDKAASENKPIIGIPDLNGLSAEHSSLGKEFHEANGLLSQIKSEPKKRRRKGEATSEHPRSKLTPRRPDININHDRMETNETALGTALLLTFATGVPMPSKEDLVSTFCRFGPIKESETQLLKDSDSAQVVFMDSVDATEAFQSLEKNAPFGAALVNFRLHHPSSDISVVLEPDRTLLTAVGLTPMEASPMNGKPSGSMPNPDEAPALDFIRQNLQAMTSMLEKSGNNLSPETRAKLEGEIKGLLTKVSSMAGSSSSTLQGL; encoded by the exons ATGGAAAACCCAAAAACCCCAGAAACCCTAGAAGCTAAAGACCCAGGTCATCAAACCCTAGAAGAAGCTTCTGAGTCTGCTGGGATGTCTGATCTGAGTAAGAAATGTGCTGGGTTAGAATCCATTCCGGAGATTTCGgttgaagaaaatggaaaagtGGTTGATGTAAAACATAACGGTGTTGGGGTGGATAATGTGGGACTGCTAGATCAAGTGGTTGAAGTTGATGAAATCAACGGTGGTATTGAAGATGAAAACGTGGTTGCGGTTGTGGAAACAGTGGCCAGTATTGAGGAGAGTTGCATAAATGGTGTTGGTATTAAGAAGGGTTGTCTGGTAGAAGGTGGGATGGATAGGGATGATGACGCACCAAAGGGTTCCAAGGACTCAAAATTGGACGGGGGATTAGTGGGTTTGGTTAGTAACGGAAGTAACAATGAGGGAGCCGAGAAGAttgtagaagaaaaagaaatgaaagatgatAGTAGGATGGGATTAGATGAAGTTGATTTGACAAGGAAGATAGACGTTTCCAGAGATGGTATATCACTTTTCGTGGATATTTGTGGTCCTCCTTCCAGACTTAGTCAAGATAACATTGAtgaagaaaaatgttgtggatTAATGTTCACCAAGGAGAAGCCAAATGAAGCTGGCGATGTGGAGGAGAAGGGAAATGATAatctagaatataatttttctgtgGGTGATGTTGTTTGGGTTAAAACTAAAAGTCAAACATGGTGGCCAGGAAAGATTTATGATCCTTCAGATGTACCAGAGTTTTCTGCAAAGAGTGAGCAGAGGGAATGTTTACTTGTCGGATATTTTCAGAGCAGCCATGTTGGTTGGTGTAGCCCATCACAATTGAAGTCTTTCCATGAGCACTTTGACCATATGTTGGGGCTAAACAAATCAAGAACTTTTGCTGGAGCTGTGGAGAAGGCTGTGCATGAGTTTGGTAAGCGTGTGAAGATGGAGATGACGTGTTCTTGTGCTCTGAAACAAGGTCAGCAATCAAGTGGTGATGGTCAATCCAAGAAAAGTGTTTGTGGACCTGATCGTAAATCTGGTGAACTTGGTGAATTTATGGCTACTCAGTTTGAACCTGCTAAGTTTCTTCTGCAACTTAAAACTCTAGCGGTGGTTGTTTCTATGCCTGGCATGATTGAGTTTTCTGTCGCACAAAATCGTCTATCAGCATTCTACCATTCCGTGGGCCACTCCCAGTTGCCAATGCAGGTACTCCAGGAAACAAGTGATATTGAAAATGGTTATGATGACATGTCAATGGTTGAAAGCAAATTTGTTGTTAAGACTGAAGACAACGATACATGCTCAGCTGATGAGAACTTGCAAACCACTCTGCTTACTGAGTCACAGAAAGAATCAGAGAAAGGGAAAGAACGTTATAACTCAAATGGCATGGCATCTAAATCCATAAAGAGAAAGGGGGAGAAGGTTTTTGAGTCAAGAGAACGGAAGAAGAGCAGGTACTTATCTTTCCCTTATATAAACTGGGAGCAGAAAGGCTTGCCAACTGAAACAGAAGACTCTAAGACTCCAAAAGTTCCTGAAGAAGTGGATACAAACGTCAATTCAG attcaGGACAGTTTACTGGGTCCCCTGCCGTTGCTAAGTGTAGCAGCAAGAGTTTCTGGAGGAAATGgtacaagaaattcataaggGGGAGCAATAAACTCGGTAAATCAGATTTAATAAATGCATCTTCAGCTGAATTGCTCTCTGAACTCCAGTTTAGAGCTGTGGATTGTCTATATCAAAGCGAGAGTGAAAGTTTCAATTCAATTGAGTGGTTCTTTTCCAGATTCAGAGTTTCAGCGTATCATGACGAATCTGCTTATGATATGGACTGCAAGAATATGGCTGCTCAGAATGAGACCATAGCTGCCGAACCTGTCTTTTTGGCAGGGAATACAGAGGAGAGTAAGCACCCTCCCCCTGCTGCTAAATCAgttctaaagaaaagaaagaaaaaggcatTTTCGCAGCATTTAGGGGCTGAGCGTAGTTCCAGCATTCCGAATTTGGTGGGAGGCAATGTCTCTGGTGTACGGGATGCTAATGGAAACCAAGGAAAAAGTTCAATTGAGATTAGTCAACTGGCAACAGACGCTAAACCGGAGGAAAAGatgggaaagaaaaaaggaaaagcaaaCTCAGGCCGCTTGAAGACTAAGTCACTTTCAGGCCTATCAGATGTCAATATAAACATCGCAACTAATAGTTCGTTCTTGACAGATTGCTTGGGAATGGGCCACCCCATGCCCAGTGGTAGACTTAAGCAAACAGAACCAAAAGAAGGAGTGAGTCCGAAGTGTGTGCAAAATAAACAAGGAACTCAAATACCAGATTTGAATGGGAACAGTGCCATATCCATATTGTCAGTTCAAGATCAACTGGATACAGGTCGTGTTGCTGCTTCTCCGGGTAAATCCGAAcctaaaaagagaaagaagaaagtaacTGCTCCAGGCTTACAAAATCTGAATGGAAATATTGCTGAAGCTGGTTCATTGGTCATAGATCTTGGGGTAATGAGCGCACATCCTCTTGATAGTATCACTCAGAAAAGTGATAGGGAAGTGAAGGAAGAAGCCACTTCAGTATGTCTGAACTCTAAACTTACTGCTGGCCCTCAGAGCTTAACTGGAAGTGGTGCTAAGCCTGGCATGTTGGTTAAAGACCCACAAGATATTTGCTTCGTCTCAGGTGAAGGTAAACCCGgtaagagagggagaaagagaaaggatAAAGCCGCTTCTGAGAACAAACCCATTATAGGCATTCCAGATTTGAATGGATTAAGTGCTGAACACAGCTCATTGGGAAAGGAATTTCATGAGGCTAACGGTCTCTTATCTCAAATTAAATCTGAGCCGAAGAAGAGGCGGAGAAAAGGAGAGGCTACCTCAGAGCATCCGAGAAGTAAATTGACTCCTAGGAGGCCAGATATTAATATCAATCATGATAGAATGGAGACTAATGAAACCGCCCTAGGGACTGCTCTTCTATTGACATTTGCCACAGGAGTTCCAATGCCTTCAAAAGAAGATTTAGTCTCAACATTTTGTAGGTTTGGACCCATAAAGGAATCGGAAACACAGTTGTTGAAAGATTCTGATAGTGCCCAGGTGGTTTTTATGGACAGTGTTGATGCTACTGAAGCTTTTCAGAGTTTAGAGAAGAATGCCCCTTTTGGTGCAGCCCTTGTAAATTTCCGACTTCATCATCCTTCATCAGATATCTCTGTAGTTTTGGAACCAGATAGGACTTTACTCACAGCCGTAGGCCTCACACCAATGGAAGCATCTCCGATGAATGGAAAGCCTTCCGGGTCAATGCCTAATCCTGATGAGGCACCTGCACTTGACTTTATAAGGCAAAATCTTCAGGCGATGACATCAATGCTGGAGAAATCTGGAAATAATCTTTCTCCAGAGACGAGAGCCAAACTGGAAGGCGAAATTAAAGGTCTCCTGACAAAGGTGAGCTCCATGGCTGGTTCTTCTTCCTCTACTTTACAGGGACTGTAA